Below is a window of Shewanella khirikhana DNA.
CGTCTCGGAGAACAACTATGAGCGATCTTAAAAAAGCAGCCCAGCGTGCCATTGAGTTGATGGACCTCACTACGCTGAACGATGACGACACTGCAGAGAAAGTCATCGAGCTTTGCAAAAAGGCCGTCACCCCAGCAGGTCACACTGCCGCTATCTGTATCTATCCCCGTTTTATTCCTATCGCACGCAAGACGCTGATTGAGCTTGATGCCGATGATATCCAGATTGCCACTGTGACTAACTTCCCCCACGGTAACGACGACATCGCCATTGCTGTGCTCGAAACCCGCGCCGCCGTAGCTTACGGTGCCGATGAAGTGGACGTGGTATTCCCATACCGTGCGCTGATGGAAGGCAACGAAACTGTCGGTTTTGAACTGGTGAAAGCCTGTAAAGAAGCTTGCGGTGACGATGTACTTTTGAAAGTCATCATCGAGTCCGGCGAGCTGAAAGACCCAGCCCTTATCCGCAAGGCCTCTGAAATCTCTATCGATGCCGGCGCTGACTTTATCAAGACTTCTACCGGTAAAGTGCCTGTGAACGCCACCCTGGAAGCAGCTGAAATTATGCTGACCGTGATTGCCGAAAAGAACCGCGAAGTAGGCTTCAAGCCTGCCGGTGGCGTGCGTGATGCCGCTGCTGCCGCCGAGTTCCTGGGCACCGCTGCACGCATTCTGGGTGAAGATTGGGTGACTCCACGTACCTTCCGCTTCGGTGCTTCCAGTCTGCTTAGCAGTCTGCTGCACACCCTGGAGCTGGCAGAAGCACCAAAAGGCGCCCAAGGCTACTAAGCCCTGGTCTGAATTGTGATCCGCGTCGAAACGGTCAGCTTCATCTTTGGCTAATATGAGCCTGTAATATTTTTACAGTTTCGGCGTTCCAGAGGACGAATCGTCGGTGGAAACTGAAAGCCACCGACATTCTTGGAGACAGCAGTATGTTTCTGGCACAAGAGATTATTCGCAAAAAACGCAACGGTGATGCCCTCAGCAAGGAAGAAATTCAATTCTTCGTGAAAGGGATTACCGATGGCAGCGTATCCGAAGGACAGATTGCCGCGCTGGGTATGGCGGTGTATTTCAATGATATGACCATGGACGAGCGCATTGCGCTGACCACGTCCATGCGTGATTCCGGCACAGTGCTCAACTGGGACAGCCTTGGCCTCAATGGCCCGGTTATCGACAAGCACAGCACCGGCGGTGTTGGCGATGTGATTTCGCTGATGCTTGGCCCCATGGCGGCCGCCTGTGGCGGTTATGTACCTATGATTTCAGGCCGAGGTCTGGGTCATACCGGTGGCACCCTGGATAAGTTTGATGCCATTCCAGGCTACCAAACTGAGCCTTCAAGCGAGCTGTTCCGTAAGGTCGTGAAAGAAGCTGGCGTGGCCATTATTGGTCAAACCG
It encodes the following:
- the deoC gene encoding deoxyribose-phosphate aldolase yields the protein MSDLKKAAQRAIELMDLTTLNDDDTAEKVIELCKKAVTPAGHTAAICIYPRFIPIARKTLIELDADDIQIATVTNFPHGNDDIAIAVLETRAAVAYGADEVDVVFPYRALMEGNETVGFELVKACKEACGDDVLLKVIIESGELKDPALIRKASEISIDAGADFIKTSTGKVPVNATLEAAEIMLTVIAEKNREVGFKPAGGVRDAAAAAEFLGTAARILGEDWVTPRTFRFGASSLLSSLLHTLELAEAPKGAQGY